The Paramisgurnus dabryanus chromosome 6, PD_genome_1.1, whole genome shotgun sequence genome has a window encoding:
- the LOC135744152 gene encoding NACHT, LRR and PYD domains-containing protein 1 homolog: MTDPYEYIGQQSRLYQSHLKGLLHQEHIQQKSRLDQSHLRGLLKHQKWTKIVDEYKMSIKEKYIQHKHDHFLLGKEASLADLYTEPDIIQKNINGGFTKISVKEMFRLNNPKTVTLQGNPGSGKSFLAQKIMLDWASGEHYLIFDLVFYLKYEELMCISEEINVSELLSWSSNLPSNLISEMIFQSRCNVLFLIDGFDEHRFMCYDHCFLHYSMKAPPDVIVCALLRKEIQCLSSLLVTSRTKVNQGTVFKRSLPSHYHIKIMGFSEKKIEEYFQKFFQDEEIFRKAYESVKSNETLLTVCSIPVICWIICTVIKERVNDDADLTRGLETTTSIYVEFVSTLLERHCQGLNESVPNLLRRLGQLAERGMLEQQVLFDEKTIQETVQDPVNSAFLNKFLLEKRIQQETMFRFIHLSFHEFFAALYFVLLDEDESQKKVRELLHTVERGWALSCWSVAKFSNRDLELRNSKQLQSVILFLCGLCKNETIDSFFEKHNVTVSINIKTQLKEWIHQCLLRYQHKNMMFILRCLYALHEKSFIGKVLGDLVLNDLTNTPLNRTDCWVLRFCLQCCERIRNLKLNVTSDHLKILQPALCSCEELWLMVDDFSEGVETFLLALGERNILNQLIVKMGEKRSQSYSEIIASVRDGDLTLSVSCCKRNPRLSESPQVLSELTFTFSRSEISSCRNLLQTLQTLPSFEGSGEGVLVETVTVTNVLQSLSGLKKVHLEVDKWTDEWISVIRSLIQTCPSLNKFRINARLSFIPLLVTLKESLRLKGWTMTVCRKSMLIERVKKRDRMSLTDEEPKTKERKNEDVSLDSVSSVSLGAESSSTDQPCLEDVEVFTPEYTDRDDESKATNLYRFVSPHAGQFQCSLTNLVFVMEGKGEVLYKIVPWDPRLLDGLGQMQPAGPLYNIDCFKGSISQLHLPHCEVFSEKNKVSLAIAHITGGNVEKLPSMKVSSTHVIINITEFSLFGLIKDIIFPVYPVCAQVLLFIRPKSIAHKQKILNVHLLPGNVPLSEVQSQHQEKTYIETSSICNLIPGKEYKLCCHPEECEVQPLDEVFQCNFGPNYHPTFEVFLNVSIEEVRLGLLDSNNRGKEVWKQRRVLLSGT, from the exons AGTGGACAAAGATTGTAGATGAATATAAAATGTCAATCAAAGAGAAATACATCCAGCATAAGCATGACCACTTTCTCTTGGGAAAAGAAGCATCCCTGGCAGACCTGTATACTGAACCAGACATCATTCAGAAAAATATAAATGGTGGATTTACAAAAATCAGCGTGAAGGAGATGTTCAGGCTCAATAACCCAAAAACTGTCACTCTTCAAGGAAATCCTGGCAGTGGCAAATCCTTCTTAGCACAAAAAATCATGTTGGACTGGGCATCTGGAGAACATTATCTTATCTTTGATCTAGTTTTCTATCTGAAGTATGAAGAGCTTATGTGTATTTCTGAAGAGATTAATGTGTCTGAACTTTTGAGCTGGAGCTCTAATTTACCATCAAATCTGATATCAGAAATGATAtttcagtcaagatgtaatgtgCTTTTCCTCATTGATGGATTTGATGAGCATAGATTCATGTGTTATGACCATTGCTTTTTACATTACTCCATGAAAGCTCCACCTGACGTCATTGTTTGTGCTTTGCTGAGGAAAGAAATTCAGTGCCTATCTTCCCTGCTGGTCACATCTAGAACTAAGGTCAATCAGGGCACAGTGTTTAAAAGATCACTACCGTCACACTATCACATTAAGATTATGGGCTTTTCTGAGAAGAAAATAGAGGAGTACTTTCAGAAGTTCTTTCAAGATGAAGAAATCTTCAGGAAGGCTTATGAGTCTGTAAAGTCAAATGAAACCCTGTTGACTGTCTGCTCCATTCCTGTTATCTGCTGGATCATCTGCACAGTTATTAAAGAAAGAGTCAATGATGATGCAGATTTAACAAGAGGTCTGGAAACAACCACATCCATATATGTTGAGTTTGTGTCCACTTTACTGGAGCGTCACTGTCAGGGTTTGAACGAGTCGGTCCCAAACCTGCTGAGGAGACTGGGTCAACTGGCAGAGAGAGGGATGCTGGAACAACAAGTTCTGTTTGATGAGAAAACCATCCAAGAAACAGTCCAAGATCCGGTTAACAGTGCATTCTTAAACAAATTCCTATTGGAAAAAAGAATCCAGCAGGAGACAATGTTCAGATTCATTCATCTCAGCTTTCATGAGTTCTTCGCTGCTCTGTACTTTGTCTTATTGGATGAAGATGAGTCTCAGAAGAAAGTCAGAGAGCTTCTTCACACTGTAGAGAGAGGATGGGCTTTGTCCTGTTGGTCTGTTGCTAAATTTTCAAATAGAGATTTAGAATTAAGAAATTCAAAGCAGCTACAGTCTGTAATTTTGTTCCTCTGTGGTCTCTGTAAGAATGAAACGATCGACTCATTCTTTGAAAAGCACAATGTGACTGTTAGTATCAACATAAAAACCCAGCTGAAGGAATGGATCCATCAGTGTTTACTGAGATATCAACATAAAAACATGATGTTCATTCTTCGTTGCCTCTATGCTCTTCATGAGAAGAGCTTCATTGGGAAAGTTTTGGGAGATTTGGTTCTGAACGATCTGACCAACACTCCACTAAATAGGACAGACTGCTGGGTTCTGCGGTTTTGTTTACAGTGCTGTGAACGTATCAGAAACCTGAAACTCAATGTTACATCTGATCATCTAAAGATACTTCAACCTGCATTGTGTAGTTGTGAAGAGCTGTG GTTGATGGTGGATGATTTCTCAGAAGGTGTTGAGACTTTCCTCTTAGCTCTTGGAGAAAGAAACATTCTGAATCAGTTGAT TGTAAAGATGGGTGAAAAGAGAAGCCAAAGCTACTCAGAGATTATTGCTTCAGTCAGAGATGGAGACCTGAC ACTGTCTGTTAGCTGTTGCAAACGTAATCCACGGTTGTCAGAATCACCACAGGTGCTGTCAGAATTAACTTTCACCTTTTCACGCTCAGAGATTTCCAGCTGTAGAAACCTCCTGCAAACACTCCAGACATTACCAAG ttttgaaGGTTCTGGTGAAGGGGTTTTAGTAGAGACAGTCACTGTGACGAATGTCCTGCAATCTTTGTCTGGTTTGAAGAAAGTCCATCTGGAGGTGGACAAATGGACTGATGAATGGATTTCAGTAATCCGTTCCCTCATCCAGACATGTCCCAGTCTCAACAAATTCAG gATAAATGCTAGATTATCGTTTATTCCATTGCTGGTAACCCTGAAGGAATCACTGAGACTGAAGGGCTGGACCATGACAGT CTGCAGGAAGTCAATGTTGATTGAGCGTGTCAAGAAGAGAGACAGGATGAGTTTGACAGATGAGGAGCCGAAgacaaaagagaggaaaaatg AGGATGTGAGTTTGGATTCTGTGTCAAGTGTATCATTAGGAGCTGAATCATCTTCTACAGATCAACCA TGTTTAGAAGATGTAGAAGTCTTCACACCTGAATATACTGACAGAGACGACGAGAGCAAAGCAACAAACTTATACAG GTTTGTTTCTCCACATGCTGGTCAGTTTCAGTGCAGTTTGACAAACCTTGTGTTTGTGATGGAGGGTAAAGGAGAGGTGTTGTATAAAATCGTGCCCTGGGATCCACGGCTCTTAGATGGTTTGGGTCAGATGCAGCCTGCAGGTCCCTTGTACAACATTGACTGTTTTAAAGGTTCAATCTCACAACTGCATCTTCCACACTGTGAAGTTTTCTCTG AGAAAAATAAAGTCAGTTTGGCTATAGCACACATCACTGGTGGTAATGTAGAAAAGTTGCCATCGATGAAAGTGAGCAGCACTCACGTGATTATTAATATCACAGAGTTTTCCCTGTTTGGACTCATAAAAGATATCATATTCCCTGTGTATCCTGTCTGTGCACAAGTTCTGCTTTTCATTCGACCAAAATCTATTgcacacaaacagaaaatactgaATGTTCACTTGCTTCCAGGGAATGTGCCCTTATCAGAG gTTCAGAGTCAACATCAGGAGAAAACATACATTGAGACAAGTTCAATTTGTAATCTGATTCCTGGGAAAGAATACAAACTGTGTTGTCATCCAGAGGAATGTGAAGTGCAGCCACTG GATGAGGTCTTTCAGTGTAATTTTGGCCCAAACTATCACCCTACATTTGAAGTGTTTCTGAATGTTAGCATTGAGGAGGTCAGGCTTGGTCTTCTGGATTCAAATAATAGAGGGAAAGAAGTGTGGAAGCAACGACGAGTTCTTCTCTCAGGTACTTGA